GAAAATGCCACCCGGGAACAGATAAAGGAATGGGAACGCAAGAAGCTGACCACCGGCAAGGTTCTCGGCATCATCCGCAGGTACATCACCTCGCAGAACGTGGTGCCGCGCAAGGAAGTGGCATTGGTGAAGACATCCTACGGCTTCAAGCTGAAGCAATATGCCCCGCGTCTGCTTGACAAGGTCACGCACAAGGCCGCAGGCATCAACGACCTCATACTCGGAAGGGCCGAACTCCCGATGCCGGAAAACGTCACAGAAAAGAACATGCGGCAGATCCGTGCCGCCAGTAAACTGATACGGCGCAAACAGAGGCAATACGAGACCCAGAATCTCCAGTTTGCGGAAATGCGGGAAGATGCCGGCCTGAAGGAATACCTGGACCGCACCACATTCATCAACAAGGACGGTGAAGTCTGCGAATTCACGGACTTGCAGAAACACGACCTGAACCTCGTGTTGCAGAAACGCTACGCCCTGCTGAACTGGCAGCAGGGTTCAGGCAAGACCGCCGCCGTCTATCACAGGGCGAAATACCTGCTCAAGTTCAGAAAGGCAAAGAACGTCATCATACTTGCCCCGGCCATCGCCACCAACATGACCTGGATACCGTTCCTTACCATAAACAAGGAACGCTTCCGTACAATACAGACCGCCGGCGACCTCAACAACATACCGGAAGGGACATTCCTTGTCGTCTCCACCTCCATGCTCCGGAAACTGAAAAGAGGACTGATGCGTTTCGTGAAACGCACTTCCGGCAAGCTGTGCCTTGTCTTCGACGAGTCGGACGAAATCACCAATCCCACATCGCAGCGTACAAGAAACATCCTGTGCATATTCAGGAGGCTCAGGTACAAGATCCTCGACACGGGAACAACCACCCGCAACAACATCGCGGAACTGTACAGCCAGTTCGAACTACTCTACAACAACTCCGTAAATATGATATGCTGGAGCCCGCAGGTCTACCACGAAAACAGGGACCACGAGATAGAGGAAGAGAACAACCCGGATTACGGAACACCGTTCCCCGCCTTCAGGGGGCATGTCCTTTTCCGTGCCTGCCACTGTCCGGGGAAAGCCACTGTATTCGGCATCGAGAAACAGAACCAGGACGTGTACAACAAGGACGAACTCTCCGAACTTATCGGCAAAACGGTCATCACCCGTAAATTCAGGGACTTCGCAGGAGAGAAATACCGGATACGGACACATACCGTCCGTCCCTCGGAAGGAGAACACGAGGTATACCGTGTCATCATCGAGGAATTCTGCCGCATCTGTGAGCTGTACTACAACAGCACGGGAGACACGAAAAAGGATGCAGGACTGAGACTCATGAGGCAGATCAAGCTGCTTATCAAAGCCTGTTCGGTACCTCACCTGATAGAGGGATACTACGGTGACAGTTATCCTTCCAAGACCCGCTATATTGAAAGGCTCATAAGGACAATACCGGGTAAGGTTGCCATCGGATGTACCACATTGGCGGCCTTCGACCTCTACGAGAGCTATATCCGGGAACATTTTCCCGACAGACCTGTATTTGTGGTCAAGGGAGATGTAGCCTTCAAGAAACGGCAGAGCATCGTGACCGAATTCGACTCCACCATCAACGGCATCCTGATATGCACACAGCAGAGCCTGAGCAGCTCCGTGAACATACCTACCTGCAACGACGTGATACTGGAATCCCTGCAGTGGAACATCCCCCGTATGGAACAGTTCTACTTCCGTTTCATCCGTCTCGATTCCAAAGAAATGAAGGATGTCCACTACGTCACCTACGAAGATTCGGTCGAACAGAACCTGATGGCACTGGTACTGACCAAGGAGCGTCTGAACGAATTCATCAAGACCGGTGAGGTCAAAGAACAGTCAGAAATCTTCGAGGAGTTCGACATCACAATGTCTGTCATCGACAGCCTGCTCATCCGCACGCAGGACAGTGAAGGCAAAATACACATCAGCTGGGGAAGCCAGCGCATAACAGAATAAATATGAACCGTATGAAGAAGACCGGGAGTTCCATTCCCACCGACAAAGGTAAGCCGCGTCCCCATCGGCTGAGCAAGGTCAGGCCGCAGGCGGTTTTCAGGAAAATCATCCTCGCGGAGCTGCGGTATTTTCCCGAAAAACCCTGCACAGCCGGGACACGGCACCTTGTCGAGGTCGGTGGAATGGAATCCCCGGCATCCACATACATAAAAGACAAGTAATATGGATCTGAACAATGCAGAGATTGCCGTGACCACACAGCATCTCATTGACATAAAGGATTACAGGGACTACTGGCTGCACCTGTCCGACTACAGCGACATGGGCGAGTTCCTGAGTGCCTGTTCCGACCTGTTTCCCGGGGAAAAGGAACCGGAATACCGGTATCCGAAATGGGAAAACATTCCGGACACACTGATCAGCCGTGAATGGCTCTGTCCCAACTTCTTCGAGATCAGGGATGCCCTTGAAAGGCTCGAAGAGGAAGAAACGGAGTTTTTCATAAGCTGGAGCAGAAGTTACGGATATGACATCACCACGGATGACCCGCACATGATGGTATCACACTACCATGACCTGTACGGGGATACCGTCACGGAAACGGAAGAAGACGCGGACACGGGAGAAGATGCCCTGATATACACGGGCGTATCAAGCTACTACTGCGACATGCTTACATTCCGTTACGAAATATTTGATGACAATTATGACTAAAAGACAAAAGATATGGAAATCAACTTCAAAGGACCTGTAATGCCTATCGACCCATACTCGCAGCTGGCATTCGTGGAAATACTGAACATACTACTGACGGCGGGACACATCGTGGATGTGAACCGCTTCCTCATAAGCAGGAATGTCAATCCGCAGTTCGGCTCACTGTCAGGCTATTTCAGATGGTCGTTCGCCGGAGACCATTTTACCCTCTGGCAACGCACGGACTACAATTCAACGCTATGTTTTAACCACAGGATACTCGATCTGCCTTTCGGTGTCCTGGCAGCAAAAGACAGCGGGAAAGACAAGGAAACGGCAAACTGAAAATGAAACGATATGGAAACTACGATAAAAATACCCAACCGGGAAATCGCGCTCGCGGCATTTGACAGGCTCCGCCGGGAAAAAAGGAAGGATGCCGCACTGAGGCTGGCCGGGTGTATGCTCAGAGGGACATACATATCCCTCGGCATCGGTGATACCGACTGGGAAATAGACACCGCACTGCACAAATGCGGCGGTGAGCCTAAAACCGGATACGGTCATATGGCACATTTCCACTTCGACGGCGAGACGGAAATGGAAACAGAGAAATATGAAAGGCTCAAGGAAGAGTACGAATGACAAGGGAGCGGCCGAAAGGTCGCTCTTCTCATTTATAAACGACATGTACGGGAAACAGAATCCTGCCGTACACAGGTAACAGAAATGGAAGAACAGGAAAGACTGACAATGGAACTCGTGAAATCGCTCATGGACAAGTCCTACACGCTGGTATGGGTGGACTACAACGACAATCTCGACAACTGCCGTGACACCATCCAGAAGTGTCTGGAAGAAAGGAGCTGTGAAAGTCTGTGGGAGAAAGTGGACGAATGGTACGGTGACGCCGAATGGGAAGCTGTCCGTGAAATCGTCTCAAAGCTGAAGGATGAATGTATCCGTTTCCATGATTTCGGGGAAGAGGAAGTGGACAAGTTCTTTCAAGAACACGAAGACGAAATCAGGGAAGAAATCTATGACAGAAACGACTCTGACACGCTGAAAGAACTTCTCAAAAACACGGATGACATCCCCGTGCGTGTCGAGATGCTGTCAAACTACGACTGCATCAATTCCAACTGGCTGGAATCGCAGGAAGGATACCGGTACAAGGAATCCTATTTCGGGGATATGATAGACGCGCTGAACCTCAATCCAGCCAAAGTGAAGAAAATGCTGGTGGAGAAAGGCTACACGGTATATGGCCGGTTCCCCGACAAAAAATACAGGGACGGCAAGGAACAGGTATCCTATGAACAGTTCTACCATGAACTTATCAACTCCTGCTGCGGTGCCAACCTGCTGACCTATATCGGCAAGGTAAGCCTGCAGGAACTTTATGATGCCGGATTCTCGCTTGGGGAAGTCATTATTCCCAAAGGCAACTGCTGCGGCATCTTCAGCTCCATGTACGGCGGTGGAAGCCTCCTGGAAATGGAACTCCTGAAAGATGTCAGACTGAAACTGGAAGTCAGGGACTATCACGGATTCCGCTTCCGTCTTGACAGCGAGAACTCAAAATATGAATGCTCCATCAAGCATGTGTACGGGGTATGCGATTCCTTCTTCGGAGAAAAGATAGGTCTTGTCGCTTCATAAATCAAGTATGGTCAATTAAAGATATCAAATCATGGAAAAGAAATATGCAATCATCCTATTCAAGGGAAAAGAATACCTGTGCGGACACGAAGACGGCTGCCATTACGATGTGTCCTGCCCGGTGAGGACATTCACTGAAGGAGAAGACGACTTCAAAATTCAGGAATCCGGGAAAAACCGGTCTGAAAGGACATTCCGGTACCATGGAAAGGAATTCAGGCTTGTCACCGGCTTCTACCCGAACGGATGGCCGGTTCTGAGTCTGGAATCACCGGACAACGGGGAACTATACACGGTACTTACCGTCAATCTGGAAGACTCTCCGGCATTCGGGATTCCCGACCAGGCATTCATTGACATAAACAACAATCCGGAAGCGATGGAATTCCTCATAAGGAACAGCCTTGCCGAAGATACGGGATACAGACGCAAAAGCGGATGGGTAGAATACCCGATGGCCAAACTGAACCTGGCTGAACTGTACCGGTTGTCACCGGAATCGTTCGAGAACCAAGAATAAGAATCAACAACAGAAATCATTAACCAAATCATAGGAATTATGGCAAAGTACGATGTAAGAGTAAGGTACACCTTCGAGGGTACCTACAAGGTCGTGGCGGAAGACCGCGACGAGGCGGAAAGAATTGTAACGGAAGACTGCGGTCTGGTATTGGGCGGAAACATCCACACTACCTGCGATGATGACGAGGTGACAGACTGGAGATTCGGCTGTCACCCCGACATGCAGATCCTTTCTTTCAGGGAACGGGGTGGCAAAGGCAAGGTCAGATACACGTCCATGTGTTTCAGCGACAGGATTGAAGAACTGAGAAAGGACATAATCGAAGCCATCAGGGAGCTGCTTGATGCGCAGGGACTGAAAGAAATCACGTTTACCGACAACGAAGAAGACCCCGTATGGATTATCTGGTTTGACGATAATGGAGACCCATACGAGTGTTATGTTACAGGAATTGAGGTTACTGACAAGTTCATTACCGTGTTGGCAACAATAAAGGACAGTATGGAAGAGGTTTTCTGTCAGAGTCCTTTCGAACTTGGAGCCAGCAACATTGATTGGCTCAATCAAATGTACGAAGCAGTCAGGCTTCAACTTGAAAATACAAACGGGAACTCTTAAAACGAAAGACAATATGGCAACAAAAGTCAATATGGACAGACACGTCCGGGAGGGATGGACTGTCGGAGCGTTCATCAGGGAGCTGGCCCCGCAGGTGGAAATGATCATGAGCGGGCAAAGCTGGAGGGAACCTTTCAGAAACAAACAGGAACTGGCGGACTGGTGCAGGGACAACCAACCCTATTACAAGAAAAGGATTCCTGAAGTGAACAGCCATTTTGCAAAAATGTATAACCTCAAATAGAAACAACAGTATGAAATATCAAGCGGAAAATGCAGTGTCCAGCTACTTCTACTACATGTGGAATACCTGGTGCGAGGAAGAGTGCAAGACAGTCTTCAAGGAAATGTACCCACATTTTTGGGAAAAATGGAGTCTGATGACGGACAAGGGTGTATTCGGAGCCTCCGAACGGTTCTATGCGGAACTGACGGACCGCTACAGGGAAAAACTGGTGGAACGGGCCGTCAGCCTGTATGACGGCAAGGCCAGGCGCAAACACCCGGACGATTCCAAAATCAAAGTGTGCAGTGACTGCGGTTCAACAGAGATTGAGATTCAGGCATGGGTGGATGTAAACACGAACGAATACCACAGTGACGTGGACGATGACATCTGGTGTTCCCAGTGCGAGGACAATGTGGAGACCTGCTCCAAGCAATCCTTTCTGGAAAAGATGCAGGAATGGTGGAAATCCAACAATACCGATAACCTTGAATACCTGACCGGATTCAAGACATCCGATTTCCCTTCAGCCAATTCCGGGCAAACATTCTCCGAGGCCGCCGACGAATGGTGGAACGGCAAAAACTATGACGAGAAGAGGAACATATACCTGACAAACAATTAAAGACAACAGATATGGCACGGAATATCATTGACCTGATCTGCAACTCATGCAGTTGCGGCAAGGAAGAGGCACAGGAATACCTGGACGACGAGATAAGAAACCTGCAGGAACTTCAGGAGGACAACGACCTGAGAAGCGAAGACTTCGAAATCGCGTGCAGCAACCTCGGGCTTGACCTGGACTGGCAGATATATTTCATCAACCGTCTCGCGGGACTTTAACGGATACAGACATGACTTATTTTCAAAACATACACTCTCTGGCGGACCTGAAAAAGGAATACCGCCGTCTGGCAATGCTTCACCACCCGGACAAGGGTGGTGACACTGCCCTCATGCAGCAGGTGAACACCGAATTCGGAAAATTGTTCGAGGTCTGGAAAGACAAGCCCTGCGTTTCCACAGCTCCAACAGGCTACGAACACGACTTTCAGGGTGCCACCGCAAAGGAATACACCGAATATGTGTACAATGAATACCGCTGGAAAGGACACAACTATACCGGACAGTCCGCACCGGAGATCACGGAACTGGTCAGGGCATGGCTCAAGGAAACCTACCCGAGATATACCTTCTCGGTCCGCAGGGACGGATACAATTCAATCCTTATCCGGCTGATGAAAGCAGACTTCGAGGCTTTCACCAAAGAGTCAGGAAAAATACAGGGAGACATCAACCACTACAACATCCAGACATCAGACAGTCTGACCGACCGGGCCAAGGACGTGATGACAAACGTCAGGGATTTTGTGATGTCATACAATTTCGATGAAAGCGACCCCATGACCGACTATTTCCACACCAACTTCTATCTCACGCTCGGAATCGGCAGCTACAGACAGCCGTACCGGATGGAACTGCCGAAAATTACGGGAAAAGACAATCCTGAAGCTTTCAGACATCCCGAAGGAGCGGCACACAAGGCTATACGTCAGGCACTGGGCAAGGCCCGGTTCGGCTTCATCGAGAACCGAAGACATATCGGGGAAATGATACTTGGAGAGGACTTTTACGGCTCACAGGGCGAACATTATTTCTGGCCCAAGGAATATTCGAGTGCGAAGACGGCACAGAAACGCATCGGGAAACTGGAGGCAGCCGGAATGCGCTGCGAACTGACAGGCTGCAACGGCGGATACATACGCCTGCTCGGATATACCCCGGAAACGGAAAGCAATCTGGAACGGGAAAGGCAGGAATATGCCACTGCATACCGCACATGGCAATCAAGGCGGAATTTTAAAACAACTTAAATCAAAATTTATGGATACGGAAAATTTGAACAAATGGTGGTACTCGTTGCCGGAAGAAATCAGAAAAAAGCTATATGTACAGGAAAATATCAATGTATGGAAAGACCTTGACATGTCGACACGGGTTGCCATGTTCCGGTATTGCCGGATGAAAATATTCGGGATAGGGAAAAACGGGGATATGGAACGGTCGCTGCTTATCGAAACGGTATGCGGACTGGCGGATATCGCCCTCGTGAAAAGAAGCGGCATTGCGCTTGAAGATATGTGCGATGACGAAGGAAATTTTCTTGAAGAATATCAGAAGCAGTTCAACACGGTTTATGACCGTTATGAGGCGGTGCTGGCAAACATGGACTGGACGAACTGTTGTACAGACATGGAAATATCCGTCCGGGAAATAATTGAGCACCTGGAAAAAACAGGCTACAGCCGGGTGGACATTGATACGGACAGAAGAACCGCAAAGACATTCTACACCTACCGTGGCGGGCTTCATATCAACGGTACGGGAAACCTGTCATTCCATATCCTACCTCCACAGGACAGTCTCGGACTGGGACGGTTTGCAATATGCGCCACCCGGAACGGGGAAAGCTCACAGCTGGGGACAGACCAAGCCCCGTTCTTTTTCGGGCGGCTGCTTGCCTTCCTCAAAGGTGAGAGAAAAGAGAATGAGATAATAGATGAAATATCTACCGACAGAAAAACAGAATAGAAACATGAAAGCAAAAGTATTGAAATACAAGTTTGACGGCAACACCATCGTTGCCCCATACATGGAACTTGAGCCGTATGCGGAGAATGTATTCATCTCGCTGGCAAGAAAAAACGAATACGGAAACGAAAGTGAAGACAGTTTCCATATAATCTGCAAGATAGGTGATGTCCATTTTTCCTGTGGACAGTATTCACGCAGAATACTTGACAAGGAGGGGCACCGGGAAGAAGCGGCGACCTATTGCAAGAACTGGATTGAAAACACCCTGAAGGATGTAGAGGATGGAAAAATCATTCCCCTCTTGTCTGTCCATGTATTCAATGCACTCGGTCTTGACTCCACCCCTTTGGTACAGGCCCGTGAGGAATATGCAAAAAAGCAGGAAGAAAAGCGACTGGAACGGAAAAGAAAAGAAGAACTGGAAAGAAAGGAGAAAGAAACCCGATGGCAACAGTTGCTTGACGAGAACAAGCGGAAATTCCTGGACGGTGAGAAAATAACGGCAGAAATGTTTCTTGAAATTACCGGAAGGGACGGCTTTGACATCCATATCAGAACCAAAGGGACATTCAACAGGCATGTGACAGCAATCGACAGGAACGGAACCGTCAGTTTCCGAAAATACAAAGGCCGCCGTACTCCCGACTTTACCGGGTGCCATAAGGCTGTGGCAGACTATCTTGCATTTCTTGCCGGAAATGAAATCAGAAAATAAGATCCAAAGCGGTAACAGCTCTCCTATGCAACTGTTACCGCTATTATCTGAATTTTACAGCTTTCTGTTCAGTACCATCGCCAAGGGATATATAAACTGGTTATAGACCTTGAGCTTCTTCAGATCCAGCACATACCCTGCATAGGGATTGGTACAATCCGAATAGAAAAACACATCGGTAAAACCCGCATGTTCCTTTATGATTTCTCCTTCCAAGGGAATCTCGTCCACATCAAACTCTTCCAGAGGCAGTTCCTCCAGGCGGGCATGTTCCCCATTGCCCAACACATTGAGGTTACGGTTGAACAGCACGTATCCCTGCTTACTGTAATCCACACGCATACCATACGGACGCTCCACAAGGAAAGCATCCGCAGCTTTCTTTATATAATCTTCCATGATTTTTCAAATTAGGATTTGCAAAAGTACACCATTCCTTTGTCAAAGACGAACAAATCAATGGGTTTCTCACCGACATAGCTGCAAGAAAATACAACGACACACAACCTGTATATTTTATTTTCCTCCAGCAAAGGTAGTCCCGTGTCCAACGTACCCGGACAAGGTCAGGCCCCTATGGGGTTGGCTGAAAGAAAATCATCCTCGCCGGTGGCTGCGGTATTTTCTTTCGCCAAACCTTGCGGGTACGGTCACGGGACAGTCAGGCAGGCGAAAAATAAAAAATACCGGCTCCCGAAGCCGGACGTGTTTAACAGATAAAATACAATGACTCATGAAAATCCTGAATGAAGAACATTTCCAGAATGTAAAGCGTTACGCCGAATCCATCGGTGACACATCACTCCAGAACTGTCTGGATAGACTGAAAAAATGGGAGGAGAATCCAGACCATCCAAGCGAAATCTCGCTCTATTATGACCATGCACCGTACTCGTTCGGCTTCACGCAACGCTATCCCGACGGAAGCATCGGCATCGTAGGCGGTCTGCTCTATCACGGAATACCGGACCGGTCTTTTGCCGTGACACTTGAACCGTTCCACGGATGGCAGATACATACCTGAAAAAAGATAGACAATCATAGTATTAACTTTATAAAATTCAAGATTATGGAAGCAATGGCAGTATTGGAAAAACAACAGCAGTTTGATTTTCAGAACAACGGAATCGAAGTAATGAACTTCGAGACTCTCCAGCGTACCTACAAAGAAAATGACATCTACGGCAAGCCTGTCCAGGGCATCTATCACTACCAGGTCCTGCAGCGTATGATGGACATCTGCGAGAAGTACAACCTCGATTACGAGGTGGAAGAAATCTTCGCGGCACAGAACAGGAACAAGACACAGCCGGGAGTAAGCATTCTCCCGCAGGTGGAACAGACACTTGGTGAAAAAGCAGTGGAAGCGCACATCCTCCGACGCATCTTCGCGACCATCCGGATCAAGGACTGGGAAACGGACGAGCTGACGACTACGCTGGTCGTCGCCTACCATCAGGACGGCATACAAGCGGCCATAGGCCCGTGCGTGAAGATATGCCATAACCAGTGTATCCTATCACCGGAAAGGAGCATCTGCAATTACGGAAAAAACAAGGTGACAACGGAAGGGGTATTCGAAACGGTGGACGGTTGGCTGGCAAACTTCGAGGTGAACATGAACGAGGACATCGCAAGGATTCAGCGGCTGAAACGCAGAATTGTCTCCCTGGAGGAAGTGTATATGTATATCGGGCTGCTGACAGCATTGCGCGTCTCCCATGACAGTTCGGACAGGAACCTGTCATCCTCCGTGGAAACCTACCCGCTGAACCAGAGCCAGATTTCCATCTTCACGGAAGAGGTGCTGAAACTGGTCCGCGAAAAGGGACAAATCACCGCTTGGGACTTGTATAACGTAGCGACTGAGATATATAAGCCGGGCAGAACGGATTTCCCGGCACTGATTCCACAGAATGGGGCAATGGCGGAACTCCTGCTTTCCCGTCTTCCAGCAGAGGTGGAAATACAGGATGCGGTTCTGGTAAGCTGAACGGCTACAGAATGAAATATTCATATTATTTTTGCCGCAAGCAAACCAATGACATATCAACAACCCGGACAGGCGTTCATAACCGACGCCTGTCTTTACTATATAATTTTAACAATATGACTTGGAAAAAAGCAAATATCATCATAGACGGCCGAAAGATGGAAGTCCCGGCTCCCGACATCATATCGGCAAGCCGCAGCACGGACATCCCGGCATTTTATGCGGACTGGTTCTTCCATCGGCTCGAAACCGGCTATTCCGTGTGGAACAACCCGTTCAACGGAAAAAAGAGCTATATCTCTTACCGGAATACAAGATTCATAGTGTTCTGGTCGAAAAATCCCAAACCTCTTCTTCCTTATCTGCCGATCCTGAAAGAAAGAGGTATCGGTTGCTATATCCAGTTCACTTTGAATGATTATGAGGAAGACGGACTGGAAACCGGTGTTCCTCCGCTGACAGAACGTATTGAAACATTCAGGACCCTTTCTGAGATATTGGGTAAAGAAGCCGTAATATGGCGGTTCGATCCGCTGATACTCACAGACAACATATCCGTGGATACTCTGATTGAAAAGATCGAACGTGTAGGAACGGAGATACACAATTGTACGGAAAAGCTGGTTTTCAGTTTTGCAGACATAGACTCGTACAGAAAGGTCAAGGCCAACATGACAGACAGCGGAATCCCGTATCATGAATGGAATAAAGAAAAAATGGAGGAACTTGCCGGAAAACTGACGGTACTGAACCGTAACAGAGGATGGAATCTGGAGCTGGCTACCTGCGGCGAAAATCTGGATTTTGGCAAATACAGGATATCCCATAACCGCTGCATCGACGGTGACCTGATAGCACGTCTGGCATGGAAAGACAAGGAACTGATGTCTGCATTGGGAGTCACCATACAGGAAATGCCGTCTCCAGCCTTTTTCGACATGAATGACCTTCCTTACGGTGCTGTGCTTCTACCTGGCAACAAATACTTCGTCAGCAATCACAAAAAGGATCCGGGACAACGTGCCTCATGCGGATGTATGGCAGCCAAGGATATTGGGGAATACAATACCTGCCCTCATCTCTGCGAATACTGCTATGCAAATTCAAGCAAAAAATCGGCAATCATGAACTGGGAAATGCACCGGCAGAACCCTATGGCGGAAACGATAACCGGAAAGTAGAACAACAGACGAGGAAGAAACTGACAGTCAAAAGACTGAAAGATTCTTCCTCGTTTTTTTACTCTTCGAAGAGCAGCATATATTCCACCTTCCTTCTCCGTTCAATGCTCGGCACTACCTTGCCTTTGTAACACCGGAAAGAAACATACTCCTTATAGATATTCCGGTCTCCGGCCTCCAGCTTCTTCAACAATTTGCTTTTGGGCATCTTGCCGTAACCTTTCAGACGGTATGCCCCCACATTATAGCTCAAAACAGCGGCAATCAATGAATCACGTCCCAGATAACTGAACATACGGCACAGCTTGCGTAAATCCGCTCTCAGGATTGAATCCCCCTGTTCTTTTGTAATGTCATTGGTCAGCCTTTCCCCGGGAAGGACCTTATGCCCGTACCCGACATAAGGCCAGTGTCTTTTTTCTCCATGCCAGCCCTCGAACCGCTTAATGCACTCAACCGCAAGGCTGAACCTGTCCTGTTTTTCCTTTACCGGATTCTCCGCCCGCAACGGTATGCTCCCGAAGCAGATGATGGCGAAAAACGCCGCAAACAAATTTGCTTTTATTCCCATAGGCAGGTCAGGTTCATTGTGATACGATGACGACAGGCAGTTCCTTGCCGCCGGAAGTAACCACGGTATCCTCGTCCTCCGTCTCGTTGTTGAAATCAAAGGTCAGTTGGAAAAGCTGTGCCGGCTCGCTGTTATCCTCAAAATAGATGTCGATACTCTGCTGGTCTTCACACTCTGAGGTGTAATAAAGACGGAACACCTCCCTGTCCAGAGGATAACGGTCGTTGGGCAGCAGCACCATCCCGTCATCCATGCGCAGTTTGCCTTCGCCGTCCGGCTGGAAATAGCGGATGGTATAGCGGGCGTCGGAGAACCGTCCTTCCCGTTTCAGTTCACAGCGTATTTCCACGGTCTCGCCTTTCACGATACGCTTGGGTACAGGCATCGTCTC
The window above is part of the Butyricimonas paravirosa genome. Proteins encoded here:
- a CDS encoding DUF3872 domain-containing protein — translated: MKPIMNKKGLFALVCALMGMTFSILTSCSDDLDVQQSYPFTVETMPVPKRIVKGETVEIRCELKREGRFSDARYTIRYFQPDGEGKLRMDDGMVLLPNDRYPLDREVFRLYYTSECEDQQSIDIYFEDNSEPAQLFQLTFDFNNETEDEDTVVTSGGKELPVVIVSQ